From Streptomyces griseorubiginosus, one genomic window encodes:
- a CDS encoding transcriptional regulator — protein sequence MSGATGTAESEAFAALLRELKDRSGLSYGVLAKRLHMSTSTLHRYCNGTAVPVEYAPVERLARVCRATPQELVELHRRWILADAARGRRTEAPSEDTGAAENTSPVEDTGDDDPGEPVVIDPAAEVTSPRRSPWPHRRRTALIASVAVVAALGAVAYALRPSSERAGDSTAPTITGTKDAGPSRSPSARPSADRGPSASASVSPTGTADAGSTASGDPSGDDKPATRQPATGVPLAVATRPYVYDSPCSQHFLVDSEPAQVGPPASEQDAPRWAAAYGAVSSGEQEIALTVQGTGAETVVLNALHVRILSRGAPLAWNDYSMGVGCGGGVGTKSFDIALDQGSPAVTGKNGQRDFPYKVSESDPEVFYVTAHTTAHDVRWDLTLDWSSGDRSGTVHIDNDGSPFRTSANVDRPGYDYPLGGSEWIERVGG from the coding sequence GTGTCAGGGGCGACGGGGACGGCCGAGTCGGAGGCGTTCGCAGCGCTGTTGCGGGAGCTCAAGGACCGCTCGGGACTGAGCTACGGCGTGCTCGCCAAACGCCTGCACATGAGCACGTCGACACTGCACCGCTACTGCAACGGCACCGCGGTGCCGGTCGAGTACGCGCCGGTGGAGCGCCTCGCCCGGGTCTGCCGGGCCACTCCGCAGGAGCTCGTGGAACTGCACCGCCGCTGGATCCTGGCGGACGCGGCCCGCGGCCGCAGGACGGAGGCCCCGAGCGAGGACACGGGGGCCGCCGAGAACACGAGCCCCGTCGAGGACACGGGCGACGACGACCCCGGTGAGCCGGTCGTCATCGACCCGGCAGCCGAAGTCACCTCACCCCGTCGCTCCCCCTGGCCCCACCGCCGCCGTACCGCGCTGATCGCGTCCGTCGCCGTGGTCGCCGCGCTCGGCGCCGTCGCGTACGCCCTGCGCCCGAGCTCCGAACGCGCCGGGGACAGCACGGCGCCGACGATCACCGGCACCAAGGACGCCGGCCCCTCCCGGAGCCCTTCGGCCCGCCCGTCCGCCGACCGCGGACCGTCCGCGTCGGCCTCCGTCTCCCCCACCGGCACGGCGGACGCCGGGAGCACCGCGTCCGGCGATCCGAGCGGCGACGACAAGCCGGCCACCCGGCAGCCCGCCACCGGCGTCCCGCTCGCCGTCGCCACCCGCCCCTACGTCTACGACAGCCCGTGCAGCCAGCACTTCCTCGTCGACAGCGAGCCCGCGCAGGTCGGCCCGCCGGCGAGCGAGCAGGACGCCCCGCGCTGGGCCGCCGCGTACGGGGCGGTCTCCTCGGGCGAACAGGAGATCGCGCTCACCGTGCAGGGCACCGGCGCGGAGACCGTCGTCCTCAACGCGCTGCACGTACGGATCCTGTCCAGGGGCGCCCCGCTCGCCTGGAACGACTACTCGATGGGCGTCGGCTGCGGCGGCGGGGTCGGCACCAAGTCGTTCGACATCGCCCTCGACCAGGGCAGCCCCGCGGTCACCGGGAAGAACGGGCAGCGCGACTTCCCGTACAAGGTCAGCGAGTCCGACCCCGAGGTCTTCTACGTCACCGCCCACACCACGGCGCACGACGTCCGCTGGGACCTCACCCTGGACTGGTCCAGCGGCGACCGCAGCGGGACCGTGCACATCGACAACGACGGCAGCCCCTTCCGCACCAGCGCGAACGTGGACCGTCCCGGCTACGACTATCCGCTGGGCGGCAGCGAGTGGATCGAGCGGGTCGGGGGCTGA
- a CDS encoding right-handed parallel beta-helix repeat-containing protein — MMRFHISYLTCAVAIIGAALTAAPSAAAHQTTHLVFPGQSIQRAVDTAQPGDTVLVTPGTYRESVKVTTPGLTLRGTGRETVIEPATTKAANACAERGNGICVIGAKDRDLEGVTVASLTVRNFPGTGVFAMATDGLTVRNVTAVKNGVWGIAQEGSVRGVFRKNTARDNGDAGLFLANTITREAGAADTQGTVVERNRLEGNRIGITVRRLRNLTVADNHLTGNCAGVFVVGDENKPRAGALTVRGNTVERNNKSCPKTARLEALQGSGIVLTGTEDTLVTGNRVTGNVGTSSLSGGIVLFKSFVGTTSERNRITDNTLEGNAPADLVDTVAGKDNAFTGNTCRASRPAGLC, encoded by the coding sequence ATGATGAGATTTCATATCTCCTACCTGACCTGCGCCGTGGCGATCATCGGAGCGGCCCTCACGGCCGCCCCCTCCGCCGCCGCCCACCAGACCACCCACCTGGTCTTCCCGGGACAGTCGATCCAGCGGGCGGTGGACACCGCCCAGCCGGGCGACACCGTCCTCGTGACCCCCGGCACCTACCGCGAGAGCGTCAAGGTGACCACCCCCGGCCTCACCCTGCGCGGCACGGGCCGCGAGACCGTCATCGAGCCGGCCACGACGAAGGCCGCCAACGCCTGTGCCGAGCGCGGCAACGGCATCTGCGTGATCGGGGCGAAGGACCGCGACCTCGAGGGCGTCACCGTCGCCTCCCTCACCGTGCGCAACTTCCCCGGCACCGGCGTGTTCGCCATGGCGACCGACGGACTGACCGTGCGGAACGTGACCGCGGTGAAGAACGGCGTGTGGGGGATCGCCCAGGAGGGTTCGGTCCGCGGGGTGTTCCGCAAGAACACCGCCCGGGACAACGGCGACGCCGGCCTGTTCCTCGCGAACACCATCACGAGGGAAGCGGGCGCCGCCGACACCCAGGGGACCGTCGTCGAGCGCAACCGCCTGGAGGGCAACCGGATCGGCATCACCGTCCGGCGCCTCAGGAACCTCACCGTCGCCGACAACCACCTCACCGGCAACTGCGCGGGCGTCTTCGTCGTCGGCGACGAGAACAAGCCGCGGGCCGGCGCCCTCACCGTGCGCGGCAACACCGTCGAGCGGAACAACAAGTCCTGCCCCAAGACCGCGCGGCTGGAGGCGCTCCAGGGCTCCGGCATCGTGCTCACCGGCACCGAGGACACCCTGGTGACGGGCAACCGCGTCACCGGCAACGTCGGCACCTCCTCGTTGTCGGGCGGCATCGTCCTGTTCAAGAGCTTCGTGGGCACCACCAGCGAGCGGAACCGGATCACCGACAACACGCTGGAGGGCAACGCGCCGGCGGACCTCGTCGACACGGTCGCCGGCAAGGACAACGCCTTCACGGGCAACACCTGCCGGGCCTCCAGGCCCGCGGGACTGTGCTGA
- a CDS encoding medium chain dehydrogenase/reductase family protein, giving the protein MNIEELVEVVLPGKVEPEGLRIRRGAVPTAGPGQVVIRMEATGVSFAEQQMRRGRYYDQPPFPFVPGYDLVGTVLATGEGVEPELAGTRVAALVKVGGWASHVVVEAADTVPVPDGIGAAEAETLVVNGITAWQMLHRKARVRAGRTVVVYGANGGVGSVLVQLARAAGAHVIGTASERHHDALRERGVVPVDYRAADLPARIRALAPQGVHAVFDHVGGRGIVDSWRLLAPGGTLVSYGSAATRDAEGSKQWPVLKLLGRVWLWNALPNRRRAYFFNVWAGKALAKNRFRARLRADLTQVFAALQRGEITARVAARLPLARVAEAVRLAESGTVAGKVVLTP; this is encoded by the coding sequence ATGAACATCGAGGAACTCGTCGAGGTCGTCCTGCCGGGCAAGGTCGAGCCGGAAGGGCTCCGGATCCGGCGCGGGGCCGTGCCCACCGCGGGCCCTGGCCAGGTCGTGATCCGCATGGAGGCGACCGGCGTCTCCTTCGCCGAACAGCAGATGCGGCGCGGCCGCTACTACGACCAGCCGCCGTTCCCCTTCGTGCCCGGCTACGACCTCGTCGGCACCGTCCTCGCGACCGGTGAGGGCGTCGAGCCGGAGCTGGCCGGCACCCGGGTCGCCGCGCTGGTCAAGGTCGGCGGCTGGGCCAGCCATGTCGTGGTCGAGGCGGCGGACACGGTGCCGGTGCCCGACGGGATCGGCGCGGCCGAGGCGGAGACCCTCGTCGTCAACGGCATCACCGCCTGGCAGATGCTGCACCGCAAGGCCCGCGTCCGGGCCGGCCGGACCGTCGTCGTGTACGGCGCCAACGGCGGTGTCGGCTCGGTCCTGGTCCAGCTCGCCCGGGCCGCGGGCGCCCACGTGATCGGTACGGCCTCCGAGCGCCACCACGACGCGCTGCGGGAGCGCGGAGTCGTCCCCGTCGACTACCGCGCCGCCGACCTGCCCGCCCGCATCCGCGCACTCGCCCCGCAGGGTGTGCACGCCGTCTTCGACCATGTCGGCGGCCGCGGCATCGTCGACTCCTGGCGCCTGCTGGCCCCCGGCGGCACCCTCGTCTCCTACGGCAGCGCCGCCACCCGGGACGCCGAGGGCTCCAAGCAGTGGCCCGTGCTCAAGCTCCTCGGCCGGGTGTGGCTGTGGAACGCGCTGCCCAACCGCCGCCGCGCGTACTTCTTCAACGTGTGGGCCGGCAAGGCCCTGGCCAAGAACCGGTTCCGGGCCCGGCTGCGCGCCGACCTCACCCAGGTCTTCGCGGCCCTCCAGCGCGGTGAGATCACCGCCCGGGTCGCCGCCCGACTGCCGCTCGCCCGGGTCGCCGAAGCCGTACGGCTGGCCGAGTCCGGCACCGTCGCCGGCAAGGTCGTCCTCACCCCGTAG
- a CDS encoding DUF4232 domain-containing protein: MSNLRTSRIRLAAAAATTVLAALSLTACDNGTGTKDEGAATASTSATPGTEAGSGTPESSSTRTGSTGTDTGTGTGTAADAKPTSAAASKAPAASRTSAAGSSSAATPVTCEGSTTKTVAAPLTRPVNHLLLTVTNTGSRTCFLYGSPAVRFGEAQSVPPTIEDSQPQAVVTLEPGQSGYASVNLSATDGSAANGHTAKSLTVHFQGRSLSGSVGKAATPALPAKGVYVDDSLKVTYWQQDMNDALSW; the protein is encoded by the coding sequence ATGTCGAACCTCCGCACCTCCCGCATCCGTCTCGCCGCCGCCGCGGCCACCACCGTCCTCGCGGCGCTCTCCCTGACCGCGTGCGACAACGGCACGGGCACCAAGGACGAGGGCGCCGCGACGGCGAGCACCTCCGCCACCCCGGGTACGGAGGCCGGCTCCGGGACCCCCGAGAGCTCGTCGACCCGCACGGGCTCCACCGGCACCGACACCGGCACCGGCACCGGGACCGCCGCGGACGCGAAGCCCACGTCCGCCGCCGCCTCGAAGGCGCCCGCCGCCTCCCGCACCTCCGCCGCCGGTTCGTCCTCGGCCGCGACACCGGTCACGTGCGAGGGGTCCACGACGAAGACGGTGGCGGCTCCGCTGACCCGTCCCGTGAACCACCTGCTGCTCACCGTCACCAACACGGGCAGCAGGACCTGCTTCCTCTACGGCTCTCCGGCCGTCCGGTTCGGTGAGGCGCAGTCGGTGCCGCCGACCATCGAGGACTCCCAGCCGCAGGCGGTGGTCACGCTCGAGCCGGGCCAGTCCGGCTACGCCTCCGTGAACCTGTCCGCCACCGACGGCAGCGCCGCGAACGGGCACACGGCGAAGTCCCTGACCGTCCACTTCCAGGGCCGTTCCCTCTCCGGAAGCGTCGGCAAGGCCGCGACCCCGGCCCTGCCGGCGAAGGGCGTCTACGTCGACGACTCCCTCAAGGTCACCTACTGGCAGCAGGACATGAACGACGCCCTGTCCTGGTGA
- a CDS encoding TetR/AcrR family transcriptional regulator produces MVNSEAKTPRERYRAQVRTEIKERAWEQIATAGASALSLNAIAKQMGMSGPALYRYFAGRDELITELVRDAYRSLADTFGAAVRTGADATALAHALRAWALADPQRYFLVYGTPVPGYHAPEDVTAIAREIMAALLDACARLPEDRPASPFDEHLEDHRDWAAGHPAPAATLHRALTFWTRLHGVLSLELSGHFTGMGFDPAHLFTTELTELTGALE; encoded by the coding sequence ATGGTGAACTCGGAAGCGAAGACCCCGCGCGAGCGGTACCGCGCCCAGGTGCGGACGGAGATCAAGGAACGGGCGTGGGAGCAGATCGCCACGGCGGGCGCGTCGGCGCTCTCGCTCAACGCGATCGCCAAGCAGATGGGCATGAGCGGGCCCGCGCTGTACCGGTACTTCGCCGGACGGGACGAGCTGATCACCGAGCTGGTCCGGGACGCGTACCGCAGTCTCGCCGACACCTTCGGGGCGGCCGTGCGGACCGGCGCCGACGCCACCGCGCTGGCCCACGCCCTGCGCGCCTGGGCCCTGGCCGACCCCCAGCGCTACTTCCTCGTCTACGGCACCCCCGTCCCCGGCTATCACGCGCCGGAGGACGTCACCGCGATCGCGCGGGAGATCATGGCGGCGCTCCTGGACGCCTGCGCCCGGCTGCCCGAGGACCGCCCGGCGAGCCCGTTCGACGAGCACCTGGAGGACCACCGCGACTGGGCGGCCGGCCACCCCGCCCCGGCCGCCACCCTGCACCGGGCCCTGACCTTCTGGACCCGCCTGCACGGAGTGCTCTCCCTGGAACTGTCCGGCCACTTCACGGGAATGGGCTTCGACCCGGCCCACCTCTTCACCACGGAACTGACGGAACTGACCGGCGCCCTGGAGTGA
- a CDS encoding LysR family transcriptional regulator, which yields MDLETVRTFVAVADAGRFQRAADDLSITQQAVSKRVAALERTLGVRLFTRAPRGAELTIDGRAFLPHARELLRVAERASASVRPGRRPLRVDVIASRSAQSSLMRDFHRAHPGIELDVMMLFDIETAVTALRSGAIDASFRAVAAPGRPLPEDIESVRVLDEPLQLLTGPEHALASARSVTLAELVGHRIWMPGIAPGTEWGAYYDDLVAEFGLTIEVTGPNFGSDALLDTISDTPALATFMGEHTRLIWPADHGLRRIPVTDPTPVYPHSLLWHRDNPHPALATLRAHLTAGTAARDAAGTWVPGWVLPHR from the coding sequence GTGGACCTCGAAACCGTGCGCACCTTCGTCGCCGTCGCGGACGCGGGCCGGTTCCAGAGGGCCGCCGACGACCTGTCGATCACCCAGCAGGCCGTCTCCAAACGCGTCGCCGCGCTGGAGCGCACCCTCGGCGTGCGGCTGTTCACCCGTGCCCCGCGCGGGGCCGAGCTCACCATCGACGGCCGGGCGTTCCTGCCCCACGCCCGCGAGCTGCTGCGGGTCGCCGAACGGGCGTCCGCGTCCGTGCGCCCCGGCCGCCGTCCGCTGCGCGTCGACGTGATCGCCTCCCGCAGCGCGCAGTCGAGCCTGATGCGCGACTTCCACCGGGCGCATCCCGGGATCGAGCTCGACGTGATGATGCTGTTCGACATCGAGACGGCCGTCACCGCCCTGCGCTCCGGTGCGATCGACGCGTCCTTCCGGGCCGTGGCCGCGCCCGGCCGCCCCCTCCCCGAGGACATCGAGTCCGTCCGGGTCCTCGACGAGCCGCTCCAGCTCCTCACCGGCCCCGAGCACGCCCTGGCGAGCGCCCGGTCGGTGACCCTCGCCGAGCTCGTCGGGCACCGGATCTGGATGCCCGGCATCGCCCCCGGTACCGAGTGGGGCGCCTACTACGACGACCTGGTCGCCGAGTTCGGCCTCACCATCGAGGTGACCGGCCCCAACTTCGGCTCCGACGCGCTCCTCGACACCATCTCCGACACCCCGGCCCTGGCCACCTTCATGGGCGAGCACACCCGTCTCATCTGGCCCGCCGACCACGGCCTGCGCCGCATCCCCGTGACCGACCCGACGCCGGTCTACCCGCACTCGCTCCTCTGGCACCGCGACAACCCGCACCCGGCCCTGGCCACCCTCCGCGCCCACCTCACCGCCGGGACGGCCGCCCGGGACGCCGCCGGAACCTGGGTACCGGGCTGGGTGCTGCCGCACCGGTGA
- a CDS encoding MFS transporter — MVGRRRLGLPFGWLWASYAVSAYGSGLGFGALPLIAVLVLRAGPAEVSALSAVGPAVGALIAVPLAPWVEFRRKRPVMIMMDLVRFAAMATIPLGYAFGRLGFVQLLVVSAVVAAAKIAFNAASGAYLKSLVRPDDLLVANARFESTNWSSIAVGPPLGGAAIGLFGPVTTVVADALSYLLSALGITAIRGREEAPRTTGKSPGVRAAGLLDGWRHILGHPVLRPLYLNQLLVAGLIMATEPVLAVLLLRRLGFPPWQYGLAFALPCLGGLIGSRLAGRVVARFGRDRVFRTVGTLRAVWLIGLAFVRPGVVGLVTVMVVELAIIINMSLYTPVLATYRLEQTPGHLVARTLTAWSIGSQASIAALTALAGLLADATTPRTALTITGLLILTTPLLLPHPNRTRHPEPEPSHSH; from the coding sequence GTGGTGGGCAGGAGACGGCTGGGCCTGCCGTTCGGCTGGCTGTGGGCGTCGTACGCGGTGAGCGCGTACGGGTCGGGGCTGGGGTTCGGGGCGTTGCCGTTGATCGCCGTGCTCGTGCTGCGTGCCGGGCCCGCCGAGGTGTCCGCACTCTCGGCGGTGGGGCCTGCCGTGGGTGCGCTGATCGCGGTGCCGCTCGCGCCGTGGGTGGAGTTCCGGCGCAAGCGTCCGGTCATGATCATGATGGATCTGGTCCGGTTCGCGGCCATGGCGACGATCCCGCTCGGTTACGCCTTCGGCCGGCTGGGCTTCGTCCAGTTGCTCGTGGTCTCGGCCGTGGTCGCCGCGGCCAAGATCGCGTTCAACGCGGCCAGTGGCGCCTACCTCAAGAGCCTGGTCAGACCGGACGACCTGCTCGTGGCCAACGCGCGGTTCGAGTCCACGAACTGGAGCTCCATCGCGGTCGGGCCACCGCTGGGCGGGGCGGCGATCGGCCTGTTCGGGCCGGTCACCACCGTGGTGGCCGACGCGCTCAGCTACCTGCTCTCCGCGCTGGGCATCACCGCGATCCGCGGCCGGGAGGAAGCGCCGCGGACGACCGGGAAGAGCCCGGGGGTCCGGGCGGCCGGGCTGCTCGACGGCTGGCGGCACATCCTGGGCCACCCCGTTCTACGGCCGCTCTACCTCAACCAGTTGCTCGTCGCCGGTCTGATCATGGCCACCGAACCGGTGCTGGCCGTGCTGCTGCTGCGTCGGCTCGGGTTCCCGCCCTGGCAGTACGGCCTCGCCTTCGCCCTGCCCTGTCTGGGCGGACTCATCGGCTCGCGGCTGGCCGGCCGGGTCGTGGCCCGCTTCGGCCGGGACCGGGTCTTCCGGACCGTCGGCACGCTGCGCGCGGTCTGGCTGATCGGCCTGGCCTTCGTCCGCCCCGGTGTCGTCGGCCTCGTCACCGTGATGGTCGTCGAGCTGGCGATCATCATCAACATGAGCCTGTACACCCCGGTCCTCGCCACCTACCGGCTCGAACAGACCCCGGGGCACCTCGTGGCCCGCACCCTGACGGCCTGGTCGATCGGCTCCCAGGCCTCCATCGCCGCCCTCACCGCACTGGCCGGTCTCCTCGCCGACGCCACGACCCCCCGCACCGCCCTCACCATCACGGGCCTGCTCATCCTGACCACCCCCCTCCTGCTCCCCCACCCGAACCGAACCCGGCACCCGGAACCGGAGCCTTCCCACAGCCACTGA